One genomic segment of Stigmatella erecta includes these proteins:
- a CDS encoding M28 family peptidase, with product MKRLSGLLACLLALPGLAQGVPLTLSEEKAAAKAIGAPLLISHVRFLAHDLLEGRAPGTRGDALAQAYIASQFEGLGLKPAGPEGSYLQPFELVGLEGHPETLAFRSASGRLELKFPEDFIAGAGVQASPVVLKDSELVFVGYGIVAPEYQWDDFKGVDLQGKTLLILNNDPAEDPNLFAGRTRLWYGRWDYKYLQAAKMGAAGAILLHTAPSAGYPWRVVQSSWTGEQFELPASGGPRLQVKAWATEDATRRLVRLGGQELEALVAAAQQREFRPVPLGVKVSTRFANQVRRRPTANVLGLLPGSDPGLAGEAVLYTAHHDHLGMKADARPGEDAIYNGAVDNASGVAELLAVARAFQALPKPPRRSVLFAAVAAEEQGLLGSEYLAGHLPFPAGRVAANINIDGANINGRTRDVTVIGLGKSNLDGLITALAGAQGRVVKGDLLVDRGFFYRSDQFSFAKRGIPAAYFSSGMDFVGRPEGWGPRQRETWEGQHYHHASDELRPEWDWSGAVEDTQLYFLLGAHVARALELPRWNPGDEFEAPRREALKRAK from the coding sequence ATGAAGCGCCTGTCCGGCCTGCTCGCCTGCCTGCTGGCCCTGCCGGGCCTGGCCCAAGGGGTGCCGCTCACGCTCTCCGAGGAAAAGGCCGCGGCGAAGGCCATCGGCGCGCCCCTGCTCATCAGCCATGTGCGGTTTCTCGCGCATGATCTCCTGGAGGGGCGGGCGCCGGGGACGCGGGGCGATGCGCTGGCCCAGGCGTACATCGCCTCGCAGTTCGAGGGGCTGGGGCTGAAGCCCGCAGGCCCGGAGGGCTCGTACCTGCAGCCCTTCGAGCTCGTGGGGCTCGAGGGCCATCCGGAGACGCTGGCCTTCCGCTCGGCCTCGGGGCGGCTGGAGCTGAAGTTCCCCGAGGACTTCATCGCGGGGGCCGGCGTCCAGGCGTCCCCGGTGGTGCTGAAGGACTCGGAGCTGGTGTTCGTGGGCTACGGCATCGTCGCGCCCGAGTATCAGTGGGACGACTTCAAGGGGGTGGACCTCCAGGGGAAGACCCTGCTCATCCTCAACAATGATCCGGCGGAAGACCCCAACCTCTTCGCGGGCCGGACGCGGCTCTGGTACGGGCGCTGGGACTACAAGTACCTGCAGGCGGCGAAGATGGGCGCCGCGGGCGCCATCCTCCTGCACACGGCGCCCAGCGCGGGGTATCCCTGGCGCGTGGTGCAATCCTCGTGGACGGGCGAGCAGTTCGAGCTGCCCGCCTCCGGGGGGCCTCGCTTGCAGGTGAAGGCGTGGGCTACCGAGGACGCCACGCGGCGGCTCGTGCGGCTGGGAGGGCAGGAGCTGGAGGCCCTGGTGGCGGCGGCCCAGCAGCGCGAGTTCCGGCCCGTGCCGCTCGGGGTGAAGGTGTCCACGCGCTTCGCGAACCAGGTCCGGCGCCGGCCCACCGCCAACGTGCTCGGCCTGCTGCCCGGGAGCGACCCTGGGCTGGCCGGGGAGGCCGTGCTCTACACGGCCCACCATGATCACCTGGGCATGAAGGCGGATGCGCGGCCGGGCGAGGACGCCATCTACAACGGCGCGGTGGACAACGCCTCCGGCGTGGCGGAGCTGCTCGCGGTGGCCCGGGCCTTCCAGGCGCTGCCGAAGCCGCCCCGCCGCTCGGTGCTCTTCGCCGCCGTGGCCGCCGAGGAGCAAGGGCTCCTGGGCTCGGAGTACCTCGCCGGGCACCTGCCGTTTCCCGCGGGCCGCGTGGCCGCCAACATCAACATCGATGGGGCCAACATCAACGGCCGGACGAGGGACGTCACCGTCATCGGCCTGGGCAAGTCCAACCTCGATGGGCTCATCACCGCGCTGGCCGGAGCCCAGGGGCGGGTGGTGAAGGGGGATCTCCTCGTGGACCGGGGGTTCTTCTACCGGTCGGATCAATTCAGCTTCGCCAAGCGGGGCATCCCGGCGGCGTACTTCAGCAGTGGCATGGACTTCGTGGGGAGGCCCGAAGGGTGGGGCCCGCGGCAGCGGGAGACGTGGGAAGGGCAGCACTACCACCACGCCTCCGACGAGCTGCGTCCGGAGTGGGACTGGTCCGGCGCGGTGGAGGACACCCAGCTCTACTTCCTGCTGGGCGCGCACGTGGCGCGGGCCCTGGAACTGCCCCGCTGGAATCCCGGGGACGAGTTCGAGGCGCCCCGCCGGGAAGCCCTGAAGCGGGCGAAATAG
- the cysS gene encoding cysteine--tRNA ligase has protein sequence MAPPSIALFNTLTMQKEPLVTAEPGVVRLYVCGPTVYSYIHIGNARTFTSFDVVVRYLRYRGYQVHYVRNYTDVDDKIIKAAHETGETPVELASRFVRIFEEDTRALHLVAPDVSPKVSDHLPEIIRITEVLVAKGVAYESQGDVYFSVSSYPEYAKLSKRKLDDLCAGERVAPGEQKREPLDFALWKAAKPGEPAWDSPWGKGRPGWHIECSAMSAKYLGESFDIHGGALDLIFPHHENEIAQSEAASGKPFAKYWMHCGFLDIEGAKMSKSLGNVVRLRDALSRVDAEALRFFFLSTHYRHPLHFADKAIADSEYRLEYFYETLRKVDERVAGKDFGQGPMHGEPARFLQQFEAAMDDDFNCPGALGVLSGLFGQMNELTDKPPVKDKALVGRTLQALRENVRKVSGALGLFEEEPTQWLLRRRDRAVQERGIDVAQVERLISERNEARKAKNFAEADRLRGELKGQGVEIMDTAAGTSWKVAVPVAETA, from the coding sequence GTGGCCCCGCCGTCGATCGCGCTCTTCAACACGCTGACGATGCAGAAGGAGCCCCTGGTGACCGCCGAGCCCGGCGTCGTCCGCCTCTATGTGTGTGGGCCTACGGTCTACAGCTACATACATATCGGCAACGCGCGGACCTTCACCTCGTTCGATGTCGTGGTGCGTTACCTGCGCTACCGGGGCTACCAGGTCCACTACGTCCGCAACTACACGGACGTGGACGACAAGATCATCAAGGCGGCGCACGAGACCGGGGAGACGCCGGTCGAACTGGCCAGCCGCTTCGTGAGGATCTTCGAGGAGGACACGCGCGCGCTGCACCTGGTGGCGCCGGACGTGTCGCCCAAGGTGAGCGATCACCTGCCGGAGATCATCCGCATCACCGAGGTACTGGTGGCCAAGGGTGTGGCGTACGAGTCCCAGGGCGACGTGTACTTCTCGGTGAGCAGCTATCCGGAGTACGCGAAGCTGTCCAAGCGCAAGCTGGATGACCTGTGCGCGGGCGAGCGGGTGGCCCCCGGCGAGCAGAAGCGGGAGCCGCTGGACTTCGCGCTCTGGAAGGCCGCCAAGCCGGGCGAGCCCGCGTGGGACAGCCCGTGGGGCAAGGGTCGGCCGGGCTGGCACATCGAGTGCTCGGCGATGAGCGCCAAGTACCTGGGCGAGTCCTTCGACATCCACGGGGGCGCGCTGGATCTGATCTTCCCCCACCACGAGAACGAGATCGCCCAGAGCGAGGCCGCGAGCGGCAAGCCGTTCGCCAAGTACTGGATGCACTGCGGCTTCCTCGACATCGAGGGGGCGAAGATGTCCAAGTCCCTGGGCAACGTGGTGCGGCTGCGGGATGCGCTGTCGCGCGTGGACGCGGAGGCGCTGCGCTTCTTCTTCCTGTCGACGCACTACCGGCACCCGCTGCACTTCGCGGACAAGGCCATCGCCGACTCCGAATACCGCCTGGAGTACTTCTACGAGACGCTGCGCAAGGTGGACGAGCGCGTGGCCGGGAAGGACTTCGGCCAGGGGCCCATGCACGGGGAGCCCGCACGCTTCCTCCAGCAGTTCGAAGCGGCCATGGATGACGACTTCAACTGCCCGGGCGCCCTGGGCGTGCTCTCGGGGCTGTTCGGGCAGATGAACGAGCTGACCGACAAACCGCCCGTGAAGGACAAGGCGCTCGTGGGCCGGACGCTGCAAGCCCTGCGGGAGAACGTGCGCAAGGTCTCCGGCGCGCTGGGGCTGTTCGAGGAAGAGCCCACCCAGTGGCTGCTGCGGCGGCGGGACCGGGCCGTGCAGGAGCGGGGCATCGACGTGGCGCAGGTGGAGCGCTTGATTTCCGAGCGCAACGAGGCCCGCAAGGCGAAGAACTTCGCGGAGGCGGACCGGCTGCGCGGGGAGCTGAAGGGGCAGGGCGTGGAGATCATGGACACGGCGGCGGGGACCTCCTGGAAGGTCGCCGTGCCCGTGGCCGAGACCGCCTGA
- a CDS encoding FHA domain-containing protein produces MAPSNPKRPPRPPQPPGLPASKKQEVELPFDDDEITPLQADDPRPQRVPQFPMGPRRSPRGARSPRQANQDRELLPRFDAREYAGTSPLAVSLYVEKGPGAGQLMPIPQGTLVIGRASACDLRLQHPSISRRHVQLLRTGDILLLKDLGSQNGTFVNRVKIEGDTQLRPGDELTLGNSVLKLRGPGSPAPAAPSTALPEGLPMRRPLRLRHLALATLGLGLLVTLFSLIFL; encoded by the coding sequence ATGGCTCCCTCCAACCCCAAGCGGCCCCCTCGTCCCCCTCAGCCCCCGGGTCTGCCGGCGTCCAAGAAGCAGGAGGTGGAGTTGCCCTTCGACGACGACGAAATCACCCCGCTGCAGGCGGATGATCCCCGGCCCCAGCGCGTCCCCCAGTTCCCCATGGGGCCCCGCCGCTCGCCCCGGGGGGCCCGCAGCCCGCGCCAGGCCAACCAGGACCGTGAGCTGCTGCCCCGGTTCGACGCGCGCGAATACGCCGGGACCAGCCCCTTGGCGGTGTCGCTCTACGTGGAGAAAGGCCCCGGCGCAGGCCAGCTCATGCCCATCCCCCAGGGAACGCTCGTCATCGGCCGCGCGTCGGCGTGTGACTTGCGCCTCCAGCATCCGTCCATCAGCCGCCGCCACGTGCAGCTGCTGCGCACCGGGGACATCCTCCTCTTGAAGGACCTGGGCAGCCAGAACGGCACGTTCGTCAACCGCGTGAAAATCGAGGGGGACACGCAGCTGCGCCCGGGGGACGAACTCACGCTGGGCAACTCCGTCCTCAAGCTGCGAGGCCCGGGAAGCCCGGCCCCGGCGGCCCCGAGCACCGCCCTCCCGGAGGGCCTGCCCATGCGCCGGCCCTTGCGGCTCCGGCACCTCGCCCTGGCGACCCTGGGCCTGGGGCTGCTCGTGACCCTCTTCTCGCTGATCTTCCTGTAG